Proteins co-encoded in one Aquincola tertiaricarbonis genomic window:
- a CDS encoding M20 family metallopeptidase: MNARDPNLPLQPDESTALGEFAARMWDEEIVPAVTRYIGIPCKSPMFDADWQKNGHIEQVMREAAEWVESRRVPGLTLEIVRLEGRTPVIFFEAPATKAGSTDTIVLYGHLDKQPEFSGWRNDLGPWTPKYEDGLLYGRGGADDGYAVYASLTAIMALDRQGIPRPRCVGIIEACEESGSFDLPAYLDVLRPRLGDVGLVVCLDSGAGNYEQLWLTTSLRGMVSGVLKVEVLTEGVHSGDASGLVPSSFRILRQVLDRLEDSRTGDLLPQSFHCEIPASRIEQAKATAAILKDEVWKRFPWACGAEGSPTLPTTTEPVQALLNRTWKPTLSVVGVDGFPELKNAGNVLRPYTAFKLSLRLPPLVDGNEAALKLKALLEDNAPYNAKVTFQPDGRAGAYGANGWNAPELSPWLYDALNSASLAQFNAPVGFVGQGGTIPLMSMLQQGFPKAQMMVCGVLGPKSNAHGPNEFLHVPYGKKLTAAVAQVMAACP; the protein is encoded by the coding sequence ATGAATGCCCGCGACCCGAACCTGCCCTTGCAACCGGATGAATCCACGGCCCTGGGCGAATTCGCCGCCCGCATGTGGGACGAGGAGATCGTGCCGGCCGTCACCCGCTACATCGGCATCCCGTGCAAGAGCCCGATGTTCGACGCCGACTGGCAGAAGAACGGCCACATCGAGCAGGTGATGCGCGAGGCCGCCGAATGGGTGGAAAGCCGCCGCGTGCCGGGCCTGACGCTGGAGATCGTGCGCCTGGAAGGCCGCACGCCGGTGATCTTCTTCGAGGCGCCCGCCACCAAGGCCGGCAGCACCGACACCATCGTGCTCTACGGCCACCTGGACAAGCAGCCCGAATTCAGCGGCTGGCGCAACGACCTGGGCCCATGGACGCCCAAGTACGAAGACGGCCTGCTGTACGGCCGCGGCGGTGCCGACGACGGTTATGCGGTGTACGCCTCGCTCACCGCCATCATGGCGCTGGACCGCCAGGGCATTCCGCGGCCGCGCTGCGTCGGCATCATCGAAGCCTGCGAAGAGAGCGGCTCCTTTGACCTGCCGGCCTACCTCGACGTGCTGCGGCCGCGACTGGGCGACGTCGGCCTGGTGGTGTGCCTCGATTCCGGCGCCGGCAACTACGAGCAGCTGTGGCTGACCACCAGCCTGCGCGGCATGGTCAGCGGCGTGCTGAAGGTGGAGGTGCTGACCGAGGGCGTGCACTCCGGCGACGCCAGCGGCCTGGTGCCGTCCAGCTTCCGCATCCTGCGTCAGGTGCTGGACCGGCTGGAAGACAGCCGCACGGGCGACTTGCTGCCGCAGAGCTTCCATTGCGAGATTCCGGCTTCGCGCATCGAGCAGGCGAAGGCCACCGCCGCCATCCTGAAGGACGAGGTGTGGAAGCGCTTCCCCTGGGCCTGCGGTGCCGAGGGCAGCCCCACGCTGCCCACCACGACCGAGCCGGTGCAGGCGCTGCTCAACCGCACCTGGAAGCCGACGCTGTCGGTGGTGGGCGTGGACGGCTTTCCGGAGCTGAAGAACGCCGGCAACGTGCTGCGGCCCTACACCGCCTTCAAGCTCAGCCTGCGGCTGCCGCCGCTGGTGGACGGCAACGAGGCGGCGCTCAAGCTCAAGGCGCTGCTGGAAGACAACGCGCCCTACAACGCCAAGGTGACGTTCCAGCCCGATGGCCGCGCAGGGGCCTATGGGGCCAACGGCTGGAATGCGCCCGAGCTGTCGCCCTGGCTGTACGACGCACTGAACAGCGCGTCGCTGGCCCAGTTCAATGCGCCGGTGGGCTTCGTGGGGCAGGGCGGCACCATCCCGCTGATGAGCATGCTGCAGCAGGGCTTCCCCAAGGCCCAGATGATGGTCTGCGGCGTGCTGGGCCCCAAGAGCAACGCCCACGGCCCTAACGAGTTCCTGCACGTACCCTATGGCAAGAAGCTCACGGCGGCGGTGGCGCAGGTGATGGCGGCGTGTCCGTGA
- a CDS encoding alpha/beta hydrolase, with product MFAMRTEDGLPLHLRRWSASAPARGTVLLVHGLGEHIGRYDALAHDLNRQGWHVMGYDQRGHGASGGARGHVAAPHSLLADLGLLVDHVRTQLPGPLVLLGHSMGGVVAARYAAEALAPQPAAWFRPVDGLVLSSPALDAGLNGLMRGLLRVMVSLRPDQALHNGLRAEWLSRNPAAVAAYRADPLVHDRITPRLVRFIVDAGVLVRLQAPRWQLPTLLLYAGTDRCVDPEGSADFAARAPQRWVSSRCFDQCLHEIFNEPGADGRAVLQALQRGLQGLQGQWQPAATETAPGALRPA from the coding sequence ATGTTTGCGATGCGCACCGAAGACGGACTGCCGCTGCATCTGCGCCGCTGGTCCGCTTCGGCGCCGGCCCGCGGCACGGTGCTGCTGGTGCACGGCCTGGGCGAACACATCGGCCGCTACGACGCGCTGGCCCACGACCTCAACCGCCAGGGCTGGCATGTGATGGGCTACGACCAGCGCGGCCATGGCGCTTCGGGCGGGGCGCGTGGCCACGTGGCCGCGCCGCACAGCCTGCTGGCCGACCTGGGCCTGCTGGTGGACCATGTGCGCACCCAGCTGCCGGGGCCGCTGGTGCTGCTGGGCCACAGCATGGGTGGTGTGGTGGCCGCCCGCTACGCGGCCGAGGCGCTGGCGCCGCAGCCGGCGGCCTGGTTCCGCCCGGTGGATGGGCTGGTGCTGTCATCGCCCGCGCTGGACGCCGGCCTCAACGGCCTGATGCGCGGGCTGCTGCGGGTGATGGTGTCGCTGCGGCCCGACCAGGCGCTGCACAACGGCCTGCGCGCCGAGTGGCTGAGCCGCAACCCGGCCGCGGTGGCCGCGTACCGGGCCGACCCGCTGGTGCACGACCGCATCACGCCTCGGCTGGTGCGATTCATCGTCGATGCCGGCGTGCTGGTGCGGCTGCAGGCGCCGCGCTGGCAGCTGCCCACGCTGCTGCTGTATGCCGGCACCGACCGCTGTGTCGACCCCGAGGGCAGCGCCGACTTCGCCGCCCGCGCGCCGCAGCGCTGGGTCAGCAGCCGCTGCTTCGATCAGTGCCTGCACGAGATCTTCAACGAGCCCGGCGCCGATGGCCGGGCCGTGCTGCAGGCGCTGCAGCGTGGGCTGCAGGGCTTGCAGGGCCAGTGGCAGCCGGCCGCCACCGAGACGGCGCCGGGTGCTTTGCGGCCGGCCTAA
- a CDS encoding short-chain fatty acyl-CoA regulator family protein: MPPPTETAATPIPAGRKLFVGARLRRLREQRALSQQQLAQRLGLSLSYVSQIENDQRPVTAAVQLKLAEVFGAEAAQFAEHEQHRLLAELDGALNDRRLLATPVPAPQLARMVAQAPELVQAFLELHQRHLRLQEEHAQTIDRFYGELGGDHLRGPIAPPPHEAVREHFNRLENYVDALDRAAEDLAMRLDLQPGQRAAALRALLQQQCGIEVVATPAMGADGSLRRYERARRRLHVPARLSDAQQAYQMATQYALVACREAIDTVVAAASFADADTRALAVQGLAHYFAGALMLPYRAFLAQARAVRYDIELLAQQFQVSFETVCHRLSTLQRPGERGVPVYFVRVDQAGNISKRQSATAFHFARHGGACPLWQVHEAFTQPGRILTQVAEMPDGTRFFGIARTIERGGGGYQARRKLFAVGLGCELAHAHALVYADGLNLAAPQPVVPIGPGCRVCPRADCVQRAFPPAGKPLVVESDSESLVSYRFAGGSVT, translated from the coding sequence ATGCCTCCGCCCACCGAGACAGCCGCCACGCCCATCCCCGCCGGCCGCAAGCTGTTCGTCGGCGCCCGCCTGCGCCGCCTGCGCGAGCAGCGGGCCCTGAGCCAGCAGCAGCTGGCGCAGCGGCTGGGCCTGTCGCTCAGCTACGTCAGCCAGATCGAGAACGACCAGCGGCCGGTGACGGCGGCGGTGCAGCTCAAGCTGGCCGAGGTGTTCGGCGCCGAGGCGGCGCAGTTCGCCGAGCATGAGCAGCACCGCCTGCTGGCCGAGCTGGACGGCGCGCTGAACGACCGTCGCCTGCTGGCCACGCCGGTACCGGCGCCGCAGCTGGCCCGCATGGTGGCGCAGGCGCCCGAGCTGGTGCAGGCCTTTCTGGAGCTGCACCAGCGCCACCTGCGGCTGCAGGAAGAGCATGCGCAGACCATCGACCGCTTCTACGGTGAGCTGGGGGGCGACCACCTGCGCGGCCCCATCGCGCCGCCGCCGCACGAGGCGGTGCGCGAGCACTTCAACCGGCTGGAGAACTACGTCGATGCGCTGGACCGTGCGGCCGAAGACCTGGCCATGCGGCTGGACCTGCAGCCCGGCCAGCGCGCCGCCGCGCTGCGGGCGCTGCTGCAGCAGCAGTGCGGCATCGAGGTGGTGGCCACACCCGCGATGGGCGCCGACGGCAGCCTGCGCCGCTATGAGCGCGCACGCCGCCGGCTGCATGTGCCGGCGCGCTTGAGCGATGCGCAGCAGGCCTACCAGATGGCCACCCAGTACGCGCTGGTGGCCTGCCGCGAAGCCATCGACACCGTGGTGGCCGCCGCCAGCTTTGCCGATGCCGACACCCGCGCGCTGGCGGTGCAGGGCCTGGCGCATTACTTCGCGGGCGCCTTGATGCTGCCCTACCGCGCCTTCCTGGCGCAGGCGCGGGCGGTGCGCTACGACATCGAACTGCTGGCCCAGCAGTTCCAGGTGAGCTTCGAGACCGTGTGCCACCGCCTGAGCACGCTGCAGCGGCCCGGCGAGCGTGGCGTGCCGGTGTACTTCGTGCGGGTGGACCAGGCCGGCAACATCAGCAAGCGGCAAAGCGCCACCGCCTTCCACTTCGCGCGCCATGGCGGCGCCTGCCCGCTGTGGCAGGTGCACGAGGCCTTCACCCAGCCGGGCCGCATCCTCACCCAGGTGGCCGAGATGCCGGACGGCACCCGCTTCTTCGGCATCGCCCGCACCATCGAGCGCGGTGGCGGCGGTTACCAGGCACGGCGCAAGCTGTTCGCGGTGGGTCTGGGCTGCGAGCTGGCCCATGCGCATGCGCTGGTGTATGCCGACGGCCTGAACCTGGCGGCGCCGCAGCCGGTGGTGCCCATCGGCCCCGGCTGCCGCGTGTGCCCGCGGGCCGACTGCGTGCAGCGTGCCTTTCCGCCAGCCGGCAAGCCGCTGGTGGTGGAGTCGGACAGCGAATCCTTGGTGTCGTACCGCTTCGCGGGTGGGTCCGTCACGTAA
- a CDS encoding CoA-acylating methylmalonate-semialdehyde dehydrogenase yields the protein MTTAHTATAPFVPLLIGGRLIESQTTHWTDIVNPATQQVLARVPMATVAEVDAAVQSAAEAFKTWRKTPIGQRSRIFLKYQQLIREHMKELAAMLTAEQGKTLADAEGDVFRGLEVVEHAAGIGNLQLGELANNVAGGVDTYTLLQPLGVCAGITPFNFPAMIPLWMFPMAIATGNTFVLKPSEQDPMVTMRLCELAMEAGVPPGVLNVVHGAEEVVNAICDHPTIKAISFVGSTRVGTHVYQRASLAGKRVQCMMGAKNHAVVLPDAHQEQTINALLGAAFGAAGQRCMAVSVAVLVGAARQWVPALVEKAKTLKVGAGDAAGTDVGPLISCAAKERVTRLIGRGIEEGARLALDGRQPTLASGCAEGNYVGPTILAGVKPGMSVYDEEIFGPVLCLAEAETLDDAIAMINANPNGNGTAVFTQSGAAARKFQEEIDVGQVGINVPIPVPVPLFSFSGSRASKLGDLGPYGKQVVLFYTQTKTVTARWFDDDTSGGVNTTISLK from the coding sequence ATGACCACCGCCCATACCGCCACCGCCCCCTTCGTGCCGCTGCTCATCGGCGGCCGGCTGATCGAGTCGCAGACCACCCACTGGACGGACATCGTCAACCCCGCCACGCAGCAGGTGCTGGCCCGGGTGCCGATGGCCACGGTGGCCGAGGTGGACGCCGCGGTGCAGTCGGCGGCCGAGGCCTTCAAGACCTGGCGCAAGACGCCCATCGGCCAGCGTTCGCGCATCTTCCTGAAGTACCAGCAGCTGATCCGCGAGCACATGAAGGAGCTGGCGGCGATGCTGACGGCCGAGCAGGGCAAGACCCTGGCCGATGCCGAAGGCGACGTGTTCCGCGGCCTGGAGGTGGTGGAGCATGCAGCCGGCATCGGCAACCTGCAACTGGGCGAGCTGGCCAACAACGTGGCCGGCGGCGTCGACACCTACACCCTGCTGCAGCCGCTGGGCGTGTGCGCCGGCATCACGCCCTTCAACTTCCCCGCGATGATTCCGCTGTGGATGTTTCCGATGGCCATTGCCACTGGCAACACCTTCGTGCTCAAGCCCTCGGAGCAGGACCCGATGGTGACCATGCGCCTGTGCGAGCTGGCGATGGAAGCCGGCGTGCCGCCCGGCGTGCTGAACGTCGTGCACGGTGCCGAGGAGGTGGTGAACGCCATCTGCGACCACCCCACCATCAAGGCCATCAGCTTCGTGGGTTCCACCCGCGTGGGCACGCATGTGTACCAGCGTGCTTCGCTGGCCGGCAAGCGGGTGCAGTGCATGATGGGCGCCAAGAACCACGCCGTGGTGCTGCCCGATGCGCACCAGGAGCAGACCATCAACGCGCTGCTGGGCGCGGCCTTCGGCGCCGCCGGCCAGCGCTGCATGGCGGTGTCGGTGGCGGTGCTGGTGGGGGCCGCACGCCAGTGGGTGCCGGCGCTGGTGGAAAAGGCCAAGACCCTGAAGGTGGGCGCCGGCGATGCGGCCGGCACCGACGTGGGCCCGCTGATCTCCTGCGCCGCCAAGGAGCGCGTGACGCGCCTGATCGGCCGCGGCATCGAAGAAGGCGCACGGCTGGCGCTGGACGGCCGCCAGCCCACGCTGGCCAGCGGCTGCGCCGAGGGCAACTACGTGGGCCCCACCATCCTGGCCGGCGTGAAGCCGGGCATGAGCGTATACGACGAAGAGATCTTCGGCCCCGTGCTGTGCCTGGCCGAGGCCGAGACGCTGGACGACGCCATCGCGATGATCAATGCCAACCCCAACGGCAACGGCACCGCGGTGTTCACCCAGTCGGGCGCGGCGGCGCGCAAGTTCCAGGAAGAGATCGACGTCGGCCAGGTGGGCATCAACGTGCCCATCCCGGTGCCGGTGCCGCTGTTCTCGTTCAGCGGCTCGCGCGCTTCCAAGCTGGGCGACCTGGGGCCCTACGGCAAGCAGGTGGTGCTGTTCTACACGCAGACCAAGACCGTCACCGCCCGCTGGTTCGACGATGACACCAGCGGCGGCGTCAACACCACCATCAGCCTGAAGTAA
- a CDS encoding acyl-CoA dehydrogenase family protein, which yields MDFELNGDQRAFQQTARDFAQQAMAPQAAHWDAEGVFPVDVLRQAGELGFMGLYAPEASGGLGLTRLDATLVFEELAAACPSTAAYITIHNMVAWMVGRFAQPEVAQRFGPPLARGEWLGSYCLTEPGAGSDAASLRTSARRDGEHYVLSGGKAFISGAGATDVLVVMARTGGPGAAGISAFVVDAKSEGIRYGRKEDKMGWNSQPTRQIAFDEVRVPASHLLGEAGEGFKIAMKGLDGGRINIGTCSVGAAQAALNAAQRYLHERRQFGRPLAEFQALQFKLADMATELVAARQMVRLAASKLDAADPDATTYCAMAKRLATDLGFQVCNEALQLHGGYGYIREYPLERLLRDARVHQILEGTNEIMRVIIARRMLQDDATDTIR from the coding sequence ATGGACTTTGAACTGAACGGCGACCAGCGGGCCTTCCAGCAGACGGCCCGCGACTTTGCGCAGCAGGCCATGGCGCCGCAGGCCGCCCACTGGGACGCCGAAGGCGTGTTCCCGGTGGACGTGCTGCGCCAGGCCGGCGAGCTGGGCTTCATGGGCCTGTATGCGCCTGAAGCCAGCGGCGGCCTGGGCCTCACGCGGCTGGACGCCACGCTGGTGTTCGAGGAGCTGGCCGCGGCCTGCCCCTCCACCGCCGCGTACATCACCATCCACAACATGGTGGCCTGGATGGTGGGCCGCTTCGCGCAGCCCGAGGTGGCGCAACGCTTCGGCCCGCCGCTGGCGCGCGGCGAATGGCTGGGCTCGTACTGCCTGACCGAGCCCGGCGCGGGCTCGGACGCCGCCTCGCTGCGCACCAGCGCCCGGCGCGATGGCGAGCACTATGTGCTCAGCGGCGGCAAGGCCTTCATCTCGGGCGCCGGCGCCACCGACGTGCTGGTGGTGATGGCACGCACCGGCGGCCCCGGCGCCGCCGGCATCTCGGCCTTCGTGGTGGACGCGAAGAGCGAAGGCATCCGCTACGGCCGCAAGGAAGACAAGATGGGCTGGAACAGCCAGCCCACGCGGCAGATCGCCTTCGACGAGGTGCGGGTGCCGGCCAGCCACCTGCTGGGCGAGGCAGGTGAAGGCTTCAAGATCGCGATGAAGGGTCTGGACGGCGGGCGCATCAACATCGGCACCTGTTCCGTCGGCGCCGCGCAGGCGGCCCTGAACGCCGCGCAGCGCTACCTGCATGAGCGCCGGCAGTTCGGCCGGCCGCTGGCGGAATTCCAGGCGCTGCAGTTCAAGCTGGCCGACATGGCCACCGAGCTGGTGGCCGCCCGCCAGATGGTGCGGCTGGCCGCCAGCAAGCTGGACGCCGCCGACCCCGACGCCACCACCTACTGCGCGATGGCCAAGCGCCTGGCCACCGACCTGGGCTTCCAGGTGTGCAACGAGGCGCTGCAGCTGCACGGCGGCTATGGCTACATCCGCGAATACCCGCTGGAGCGGCTGCTGCGCGATGCACGGGTGCACCAGATTTTGGAAGGCACCAACGAGATCATGCGCGTGATCATCGCCCGCCGCATGCTGCAAGACGATGCCACCGACACGATTCGATGA
- a CDS encoding enoyl-CoA hydratase, with translation MDDFAGLKLERRGHTAVVTLHNPPAHTWTEDSLQALTRLVKQLDAERNIYSLVITGDGEKFFSAGADLKLFADGDKGRAATMARRFGEAFETLAAFRGVSIAAINGYAMGGGLECALACDLRVAEEHAQMALPEATVGLLPCAGGTQWLAWNVGESWAKRLVLLGERVDAATAQRIGLVDEVVPRGGALQRALAMAAQVEKQSPTSVTACKRLINGARHQPPQQVLVAEREAFVALFDSQDQREGVNAFLNKRQPEWRNA, from the coding sequence ATGGACGACTTTGCCGGCCTGAAGCTGGAACGCCGCGGCCACACCGCCGTGGTGACGCTGCACAACCCACCCGCCCACACCTGGACCGAAGACAGCCTGCAGGCGCTGACAAGGCTGGTCAAGCAGCTCGATGCCGAGCGCAACATCTACAGCCTGGTGATCACCGGCGACGGCGAGAAGTTCTTCTCCGCCGGGGCCGATCTGAAGCTGTTCGCCGATGGCGACAAGGGCCGCGCCGCCACCATGGCGCGCCGCTTCGGTGAAGCCTTCGAGACGCTGGCCGCCTTTCGCGGCGTGAGCATCGCTGCCATCAACGGCTATGCGATGGGCGGCGGCCTGGAATGCGCGCTGGCCTGCGACCTGCGCGTGGCCGAAGAGCATGCCCAGATGGCGCTGCCCGAAGCCACCGTGGGCCTGCTGCCCTGCGCCGGTGGCACCCAGTGGCTGGCCTGGAACGTGGGCGAAAGCTGGGCCAAGCGCCTGGTGCTGCTGGGTGAGCGGGTGGACGCGGCCACCGCCCAGCGCATCGGCCTGGTGGACGAGGTGGTGCCCCGCGGCGGCGCGCTGCAGCGTGCGCTGGCCATGGCGGCGCAGGTGGAAAAGCAAAGCCCCACCAGCGTGACGGCCTGCAAGCGGCTGATCAACGGCGCCCGCCACCAGCCGCCGCAGCAGGTGCTGGTGGCCGAGCGCGAGGCCTTCGTGGCCCTGTTCGACAGCCAGGACCAACGCGAAGGCGTCAATGCCTTCCTGAACAAACGCCAGCCGGAGTGGCGCAATGCCTGA